A region of Cheilinus undulatus linkage group 10, ASM1832078v1, whole genome shotgun sequence DNA encodes the following proteins:
- the ltc4s gene encoding leukotriene C4 synthase — protein sequence MLEEAVILAAVTVLGVLEQAYFSLQVIYARRKYAVSPPTTVGPPEFERVFRAQANCSEYFPIFITVLWTSGLFFSQGLSSVCGLVYLYGRFRYFHGYSASAQGRLAPLYLSAQVLWVLIGFSCLGVFLTFCRVYLEVDLLCGLCSALGLV from the exons ATGTTGGAGGAGGCCGTCATCCTTGCCGCCGTCACCGTGCTTGGCGTCCTGGAGCAAG CGTATTTCTCTCTCCAGGTGATCTATGCCAGGAGGAAGTACGCAGTGTCTCCGCCCACCACTGTCGGCCCACCGGAGTTCGAGCGAGTCTTCAGAGCCCA AGCCAACTGTTCCGAGTATTTCCCGATCTTCATCACCGTCCTCTGGACGTCTGGACTCTTCTTCAGCCAAG GTTTGTCTTCAGTCTGTGGTCTGGTGTATTTGTACGGACGGTTCCGGTACTTTCATGGATACTCGGCCTCGGCTCAGGGACG ACTCGCTCCTCTCTACCTCAGCGCTCAGGTTCTCTGGGTTCTCATCGGGTTCTCGTGTCTCGGCGTGTTTCTGACGTTCTGCCGAGTTTACCTGGAGGTCGACCTGCTGTGTGGGCTCTGCTCTGCCCTCGGTCTTGTCTGA